The following coding sequences are from one Microbacterium wangchenii window:
- a CDS encoding alpha/beta fold hydrolase encodes MDAAIPALTEMPAPQFVMTDDGVRLATYTWGEPDAPTVFCVHGFGSSTRDNWVSTGWVRELLRRGLRVLAVDQRGHGASDKPHDAAAYAMPVFVGDLTTMLDTYLLDSVRYLGYSLGGRVGWQLAVDAPEHVERAVLGGIPDGRPLARLQVEQARAYVDSGEPVTDPVTRRYVALAERVAGNDLRALIAVAEGMRIGDSDPDPAAPPHQWVLFATGSDDPIIEESRHLAGLTPNGMFFEIPGRHHTNAPGARAFRQAGADFLAEP; translated from the coding sequence ATGGATGCCGCCATCCCCGCCCTGACCGAGATGCCCGCGCCGCAGTTCGTGATGACCGACGACGGCGTCCGGCTCGCCACCTACACGTGGGGTGAACCGGACGCACCCACGGTGTTCTGCGTGCACGGGTTCGGCTCGAGCACGCGCGACAACTGGGTCAGCACGGGGTGGGTCCGCGAGCTGCTGCGTCGCGGACTCCGCGTGCTCGCCGTCGACCAGCGCGGGCACGGCGCCAGCGACAAGCCGCACGACGCTGCCGCTTATGCGATGCCGGTGTTCGTGGGCGACCTCACCACGATGCTCGACACGTACCTGCTCGACAGCGTGCGCTACCTCGGATACTCCCTCGGCGGGCGCGTCGGCTGGCAGCTGGCCGTCGATGCGCCGGAGCACGTCGAGCGGGCGGTGCTCGGCGGCATCCCCGACGGCCGCCCGCTCGCGCGGCTCCAGGTCGAGCAGGCGCGCGCGTACGTCGATTCCGGCGAGCCCGTCACCGATCCGGTCACGCGGCGGTACGTCGCCCTCGCCGAGCGGGTCGCGGGCAACGATCTGCGGGCGCTCATCGCCGTGGCCGAGGGGATGCGCATCGGCGACAGCGATCCGGATCCTGCCGCGCCGCCGCACCAGTGGGTGCTGTTCGCCACCGGGAGCGACGATCCGATCATCGAGGAGTCCCGGCACCTGGCCGGCCTGACCCCGAACGGCATGTTCTTCGAGATCCCCGGCCGCCACCACACCAACGCGCCCGGCGCACGCGCGTTCCGGCAGGCCGGGGCCGACTTCCTCGCCGAGCCCTGA
- a CDS encoding helix-turn-helix domain-containing protein — protein MSPAEDDGPSGIHCRLDELLAERGMTLTRLSELVGVSIVNLSVLKNDRARAIRYSTLSAICRALECEVGDLLVLARD, from the coding sequence GTGAGCCCCGCCGAGGACGACGGACCCAGCGGCATCCACTGCCGCCTGGACGAGCTGCTGGCCGAGCGCGGGATGACGCTGACGCGGCTGTCGGAGCTGGTGGGCGTGTCCATCGTGAACCTGTCGGTGCTCAAGAACGACCGGGCCCGCGCCATCCGCTATTCGACGCTGTCGGCGATCTGCCGCGCGCTGGAGTGCGAGGTCGGCGACCTGCTGGTGCTGGCCCGGGACTGA
- a CDS encoding ATP-dependent Clp protease ATP-binding subunit, with product MFERFTDRARRVVVLAQEEAKMLNHNYIGTEHILLGLIHEGEGVAAKALESLGISLDAVREQVQDIIGQGQQQPTGHIPFTPRAKKVLELSLREALQLGHNYIGTEHILLGLIREGEGVAAQVLVKLGADLNKVRQQVIQLLSGYQGKEPAGVASGAGEQTSASAQGGSAVLDQFGRNLTQAARDNKLDPVIGREKEIERVMQILSRRSKNNPVLIGEPGVGKTAVVEGLAQAIVKGDVPETLKDKQVYSLDLGSLIAGSRYRGDFEERLKKVTKEIRTRGDIIVFIDEIHTLVGAGAAEGAIDAASILKPLLARGELQTIGATTLDEYRKHFEKDAALERRFQPIQVAEPSLPHAINILKGLRDRYEAHHKVQITDGAIVAAANLADRYISDRFLPDKAIDLIDEAGARLRLSILSSPPELREFDDKIAKVREQKEVASEEQDFEKAASLRDEEKSLLAERLRLEKQWRSGDVASHAIVDEGLIAEVLAQATGIPVFKLTEEESSRLVFMEKALHQRVIGQEEAISALSKTIRRQRAGLKDPKRPSGSFIFAGPTGVGKTELAKALAEFLFDDEGALISLDMSEFGEKHTVSRLFGAPPGFVGFEEGGQLTEKVRRKPFSVVLFDEIEKAHPDIFNSLLQILEEGRLTDGQGRVVDFKNTVIIMTTNLGARDIAGGPVGFQVEGDSATSYDRMKGKVNEELKRHFKPEFLNRVDDIIVFPQLSKPELVQIVDLFTKRLAERLLDRDMTIELSQAAKERLIEIGFDPALGARPLRRAMQHEVEDRLSEKILHGELESGDHVKVDAENGEFLFETGPRGEKVAVGVTGGGEITATPDIVAGS from the coding sequence ATGTTCGAAAGATTCACCGACCGTGCCCGTCGAGTTGTGGTGCTCGCCCAAGAAGAGGCGAAGATGCTCAACCACAACTACATCGGCACCGAGCACATCCTGCTCGGGCTGATCCACGAGGGCGAGGGCGTGGCCGCCAAGGCCCTCGAGTCCCTCGGCATCTCGCTCGACGCCGTGCGTGAGCAGGTGCAGGACATCATCGGCCAGGGGCAGCAGCAGCCGACCGGGCACATTCCCTTCACGCCGCGCGCGAAGAAGGTGCTCGAGCTCTCGTTGCGCGAAGCGCTGCAGCTGGGCCACAACTACATCGGCACCGAGCACATCCTGCTCGGACTCATCCGCGAGGGTGAGGGCGTGGCCGCGCAGGTGCTCGTCAAGCTGGGCGCCGATCTGAACAAGGTGCGCCAGCAGGTCATCCAGCTGCTCAGCGGATACCAGGGCAAGGAGCCCGCGGGCGTCGCATCCGGCGCCGGCGAGCAGACCTCCGCCAGCGCGCAGGGAGGTTCCGCAGTGCTCGACCAGTTCGGCCGCAACCTCACGCAGGCCGCGCGCGACAACAAGCTCGACCCCGTCATCGGACGCGAGAAGGAGATCGAGCGGGTCATGCAGATCCTCTCGCGCCGCTCCAAGAACAACCCCGTCCTCATCGGCGAGCCCGGCGTCGGCAAGACCGCCGTCGTGGAGGGCCTCGCGCAGGCCATCGTCAAGGGCGATGTGCCCGAGACGCTGAAGGACAAGCAGGTCTACTCGCTCGACCTCGGATCGCTCATCGCCGGGTCCCGCTACCGCGGTGACTTCGAGGAGCGCCTGAAGAAGGTCACCAAGGAGATCCGCACGCGCGGTGACATCATCGTCTTCATCGACGAGATCCACACGCTCGTGGGTGCCGGTGCCGCCGAGGGCGCGATCGACGCCGCGTCGATCCTCAAGCCGCTGCTGGCCCGCGGCGAGCTGCAGACCATCGGTGCGACCACGCTCGACGAGTACCGCAAGCACTTCGAGAAGGATGCCGCGCTCGAGCGTCGCTTCCAGCCGATCCAGGTCGCCGAGCCGAGCCTGCCGCACGCCATCAACATCCTGAAGGGCCTGCGCGACCGGTACGAGGCGCACCACAAGGTGCAGATCACCGACGGCGCCATCGTGGCCGCGGCCAACCTCGCCGACCGCTACATCAGCGACCGGTTCCTGCCCGACAAGGCGATCGACCTGATCGACGAGGCCGGCGCCCGCCTGCGTCTGTCGATCCTGTCGAGCCCGCCCGAGCTGCGCGAATTCGACGACAAGATCGCCAAGGTGCGCGAGCAGAAGGAAGTCGCCTCCGAGGAGCAGGACTTCGAGAAGGCCGCGTCGCTGCGCGACGAGGAGAAGTCGCTCCTGGCCGAGCGTCTGCGCCTGGAGAAGCAGTGGCGTTCGGGCGACGTGGCATCCCACGCCATCGTCGACGAGGGCCTGATCGCCGAGGTGCTCGCTCAGGCCACCGGCATCCCGGTGTTCAAGCTCACCGAGGAGGAGTCCAGCCGGCTCGTCTTCATGGAGAAGGCGCTGCACCAGCGGGTCATCGGTCAGGAAGAGGCCATCTCCGCCCTGTCCAAGACGATCCGCCGCCAGCGTGCGGGTCTGAAGGACCCGAAGCGTCCGTCGGGCTCGTTCATCTTCGCCGGCCCCACGGGTGTCGGAAAGACGGAGCTGGCCAAGGCGCTCGCCGAGTTCCTCTTCGACGACGAGGGCGCGCTGATCTCCCTCGACATGTCGGAGTTCGGTGAGAAGCACACCGTCTCGCGGCTGTTCGGTGCCCCTCCCGGGTTCGTCGGCTTCGAAGAGGGTGGCCAGCTCACCGAGAAGGTGCGGCGGAAGCCCTTCTCGGTCGTGCTCTTCGACGAGATCGAGAAGGCGCACCCCGACATCTTCAACTCGCTCCTGCAGATCCTCGAGGAAGGCCGTCTCACCGACGGTCAGGGCCGCGTGGTCGACTTCAAGAACACCGTCATCATCATGACGACCAACCTGGGCGCGCGTGACATCGCGGGCGGCCCGGTCGGGTTCCAGGTCGAAGGCGACAGCGCCACCTCGTACGACCGCATGAAGGGCAAGGTCAACGAAGAGCTCAAGCGGCACTTCAAGCCCGAGTTCCTCAACCGCGTCGATGACATCATCGTCTTCCCGCAGCTGAGCAAGCCCGAGCTGGTGCAGATCGTCGACCTGTTCACCAAGCGCCTCGCCGAGCGCCTGCTCGACCGTGACATGACGATCGAGCTGTCGCAGGCGGCCAAGGAGCGGCTCATCGAGATCGGGTTCGACCCGGCTCTGGGTGCGCGCCCGCTGCGCCGCGCGATGCAGCACGAGGTCGAGGACCGCTTGAGCGAGAAGATCCTGCACGGCGAGCTCGAGTCGGGCGATCACGTGAAGGTCGACGCCGAGAACGGGGAGTTCCTCTTCGAGACCGGCCCCCGCGGTGAGAAGGTCGCCGTCGGTGTGACCGGCGGCGGGGAGATCACCGCGACACCGGACATCGTCGCCGGATCCTGA
- a CDS encoding FAD-dependent oxidoreductase, with translation MPAPSPPRPVIAVVDPDPAERVVRALRERYASHYDVVTLDGGGESLATLHAGGGAVALVLASAGDAEHPVRAVFSRATGLFPEARRALLIEWGTWADADTAARVLALMSDLLIDFYVVRPADPRDEDFHHAVTEYLRDWRATTPERRGFTIIGSDVAPRTHLLAAQLARSGLAATRLDPASPRAAELLERAGRSYRGAPVVQIADGSLLEDPDDRAIAHATGLSTELPHSPVDVAIIGAGPSGLAAAVYAASEGLSTLVVEAGSVGGQAGSSSLIRNYLGFPRGVAGAELARRAYQQAWAFGARFAHARQATGLARAEGDAAFTLTVGPGDEHVVAGSVVLATGIAYRRLSVPALRPFVGTSVFYGASSVEARAQRGRAVLVVGGGNSAGQAALHLARYAASVALLVRGPSLAASMSSYLITQLQALGVEILPGSRVVGAQPDADGRLGAVEVEHVADGARELRPCHALFVTIGARPHTEWLPDDVLRDRWGYLVTGSSAPDEDLPDPWRGGAPPGSLETSVPGLFAVGDTRRSSLKRVASAVGEGSVVISAVHAHLAAR, from the coding sequence ATGCCCGCTCCGTCGCCGCCCCGCCCCGTCATCGCGGTGGTCGATCCCGACCCCGCCGAGCGGGTCGTCCGCGCGTTGCGGGAGCGGTACGCGTCCCACTACGACGTCGTGACCCTCGACGGAGGCGGGGAGTCCCTGGCGACCCTGCACGCCGGCGGCGGGGCCGTCGCGCTGGTCCTGGCATCGGCGGGAGACGCCGAGCATCCGGTCAGAGCCGTGTTCTCCCGGGCCACCGGCCTGTTCCCGGAAGCGCGACGCGCGCTCCTGATCGAGTGGGGTACGTGGGCGGACGCCGACACCGCGGCCCGGGTGCTGGCGCTGATGTCGGATCTGTTGATCGACTTCTACGTGGTGCGTCCGGCAGATCCCCGCGACGAGGACTTCCACCACGCCGTAACCGAGTACCTCCGCGACTGGCGCGCGACCACGCCGGAGCGACGCGGTTTCACGATCATCGGCTCCGACGTCGCGCCCCGCACGCACCTGCTCGCCGCGCAGCTCGCGCGAAGCGGTCTGGCGGCGACGCGGCTGGATCCGGCCTCGCCGCGGGCGGCGGAGCTTCTCGAGCGCGCCGGCCGGTCGTACCGGGGCGCACCCGTCGTCCAGATCGCGGACGGAAGCCTGCTGGAGGACCCGGATGACCGCGCGATCGCGCACGCGACTGGCCTGTCCACCGAGCTTCCGCACTCCCCCGTCGATGTCGCGATCATCGGGGCAGGACCGAGCGGCCTCGCCGCGGCGGTCTACGCCGCATCCGAGGGCCTGTCGACCCTCGTCGTCGAAGCCGGCTCGGTGGGCGGTCAGGCCGGGTCGAGTTCGCTCATCCGCAACTACCTCGGGTTCCCCCGCGGCGTGGCCGGGGCGGAGCTCGCGCGGCGGGCCTATCAGCAGGCGTGGGCGTTCGGAGCTCGGTTCGCGCACGCGCGGCAGGCCACGGGCCTGGCGCGCGCCGAGGGGGATGCCGCGTTCACGCTCACCGTGGGCCCGGGTGACGAGCACGTGGTGGCCGGCAGCGTGGTCCTGGCCACCGGAATCGCGTACCGCCGGCTGTCGGTCCCGGCCCTGCGGCCCTTCGTGGGGACGTCGGTGTTCTACGGCGCGTCGTCCGTCGAGGCCCGGGCCCAGCGCGGCCGAGCGGTGCTCGTGGTCGGCGGCGGCAACTCCGCCGGGCAGGCGGCGCTGCACCTCGCCCGGTACGCCGCATCCGTCGCCCTCCTCGTGCGCGGTCCGTCGCTGGCGGCGAGCATGTCGAGCTACCTGATCACGCAGCTTCAGGCCCTGGGCGTGGAGATCCTGCCCGGGTCGCGCGTGGTGGGGGCACAGCCCGATGCCGACGGGCGTCTGGGCGCCGTCGAGGTCGAGCACGTCGCGGACGGAGCGCGCGAACTGCGCCCCTGCCACGCACTGTTCGTCACGATCGGTGCCCGTCCACACACCGAGTGGCTGCCCGATGACGTCCTCCGCGACCGCTGGGGCTACCTCGTGACGGGGTCCTCCGCTCCCGACGAGGACCTGCCCGACCCGTGGCGCGGAGGTGCACCGCCCGGGTCGCTGGAGACCTCCGTCCCCGGGTTGTTCGCGGTGGGCGACACCCGGCGCAGCTCCCTCAAGCGCGTCGCCTCGGCCGTGGGCGAGGGCTCGGTGGTGATCTCCGCCGTCCACGCGCATCTGGCCGCACGCTGA
- a CDS encoding amino-acid N-acetyltransferase, translating to MSAFTVRPARTADVRGIHRLLDPYVQRRILLGKDLVVLYESVQQFVVAEADGELIGCGALHVIWEDLAEIRTLIVVDEWLHRGVGRALVAALEDEARELGVQRLFCLTFEVDFFTRRGFAPIGEQVVDPDVYSQLVRSPDEGVAEFLDLAHVKPNTLGNTRMLKTL from the coding sequence ATGAGCGCGTTCACGGTCCGGCCCGCCCGCACGGCCGACGTCCGCGGCATCCATCGGCTCCTCGACCCGTACGTCCAGCGGCGCATCCTCCTCGGCAAGGACCTCGTGGTGCTCTACGAGTCGGTGCAGCAGTTCGTCGTCGCCGAGGCCGACGGCGAGCTCATCGGCTGCGGCGCGCTCCACGTCATCTGGGAGGATCTCGCCGAGATCCGCACCCTCATCGTCGTGGACGAATGGCTGCACCGCGGTGTGGGCCGAGCACTCGTGGCCGCGCTGGAGGACGAAGCGCGCGAGCTGGGCGTGCAGCGCCTGTTCTGCCTCACGTTCGAGGTGGACTTCTTCACCCGGCGCGGCTTCGCCCCGATCGGCGAGCAGGTCGTCGACCCCGACGTGTACTCGCAGCTGGTGCGCAGCCCCGACGAGGGCGTCGCGGAGTTCCTCGACCTCGCCCACGTCAAGCCGAACACCCTGGGCAACACGCGGATGCTGAAGACGCTGTAG
- a CDS encoding dehydrogenase: MPGKKGRKDAELEFRNTVLADALQTQDMAAVAFALRHGPTVVPLLRVGARDNPLDSGEVWTYRDPDTGDIALLLFSDAAHKPATLPPGVALQSPAWLRAFLQAHSDRITTVFFDIAGPHPLQATPADLLAALDL; encoded by the coding sequence ATGCCGGGGAAGAAGGGGCGCAAGGACGCCGAGCTGGAGTTCCGCAACACGGTGCTGGCCGATGCGCTGCAGACGCAGGACATGGCAGCCGTCGCCTTCGCGCTGCGCCACGGGCCCACCGTGGTGCCGCTCCTGCGGGTGGGTGCCCGGGACAACCCGCTGGATTCCGGCGAGGTCTGGACCTACCGTGACCCCGACACCGGCGACATCGCCCTCCTGCTCTTCAGCGACGCGGCACACAAGCCCGCGACGCTGCCACCGGGGGTCGCGCTGCAGTCTCCCGCCTGGCTGCGCGCATTCCTGCAGGCCCACAGCGATCGCATCACGACGGTCTTCTTCGACATCGCCGGTCCGCATCCCCTGCAGGCGACGCCTGCGGATCTGCTTGCCGCGCTCGACCTCTGA
- the radA gene encoding DNA repair protein RadA: MPARKPSTTVPYRCTECGWTTLKWVGRCGECQQWGTVVEAAEQTGITRTVAAVAPGASRSARPITAIDTQDAPRRTSGVGEFDRVLGGGVVPGAAILLSGEPGVGKSTLLLEVAAQSARAGRRVLYASAEESTAQVRLRAERTGALHDELYLAAETDLATILGHIDEVRPELLIVDSVQTVSSALSDGAAGQPSQVREVASTLIRVAKERALPVIIVGHVTKDGSIAGPRILEHLVDVVCQFEGDRQTSLRFVRALKNRFGPTDEVGCFDMTGAGIAEVPDPSALFLGHGDPVPGTCVTIALEGRRALPVEVQALTIDTTAPNPRRVVNGVDSARVAMVLAVLERRARVKVSDKDVYVSTVGGVRLVEPAADLAIAIAVANAVRDHTISHRTAAIGELTLTGEIRPVTQSAQRAGEASRLGYHTVLDASSRSIDRALRDLQTRRRADPGDVPDF; this comes from the coding sequence ATGCCCGCGCGAAAGCCCTCCACGACCGTGCCGTACCGGTGCACCGAGTGCGGGTGGACGACCCTCAAGTGGGTCGGCCGCTGCGGTGAGTGCCAGCAGTGGGGCACCGTCGTGGAAGCCGCCGAGCAGACCGGGATCACCCGCACGGTGGCCGCCGTCGCCCCCGGCGCCTCGAGGAGCGCACGTCCGATCACCGCGATCGACACCCAGGATGCGCCGCGCCGCACGAGCGGTGTGGGCGAGTTCGACCGCGTCCTCGGCGGCGGCGTCGTCCCCGGCGCCGCCATCCTGCTCAGCGGCGAGCCGGGCGTGGGCAAGTCGACACTGCTCCTGGAAGTGGCGGCGCAGAGCGCGCGCGCCGGTCGCCGGGTCCTGTATGCCAGTGCGGAGGAGTCCACCGCGCAGGTGCGGCTGCGTGCCGAGCGGACCGGAGCGCTGCACGACGAGCTGTACCTGGCGGCGGAGACCGATCTGGCCACCATCCTCGGGCACATCGACGAGGTGCGGCCCGAGCTGCTCATCGTCGACTCCGTGCAGACGGTGTCGTCGGCGCTGAGCGACGGAGCCGCCGGCCAGCCGAGCCAGGTGCGGGAAGTGGCATCCACGCTCATCCGTGTGGCGAAGGAGCGTGCGCTGCCGGTCATCATCGTGGGGCACGTGACGAAGGACGGCTCCATCGCCGGCCCCCGCATCCTCGAGCACCTCGTCGACGTCGTGTGCCAGTTCGAGGGCGACCGGCAGACGTCGCTGCGTTTCGTGCGCGCCCTGAAGAACCGGTTCGGCCCCACCGACGAGGTCGGATGCTTCGACATGACCGGTGCGGGGATCGCCGAGGTGCCCGACCCCAGCGCGCTGTTCCTCGGCCACGGCGATCCCGTTCCCGGCACGTGCGTGACCATTGCGTTGGAGGGCCGGCGCGCGCTGCCGGTGGAGGTGCAGGCGCTCACGATCGACACGACCGCCCCCAACCCGCGCCGCGTCGTGAACGGCGTCGACTCGGCGCGTGTGGCGATGGTGCTCGCGGTGCTGGAGCGGAGGGCGCGTGTGAAGGTGTCGGACAAGGACGTCTACGTCTCGACGGTGGGGGGCGTGCGCCTCGTCGAGCCGGCCGCCGACCTCGCCATCGCCATCGCGGTGGCCAACGCCGTGCGCGACCATACGATCTCCCACCGCACGGCCGCCATCGGAGAGCTGACGCTGACGGGTGAGATCCGGCCCGTCACCCAGTCCGCACAGCGCGCGGGCGAGGCATCCCGTCTGGGGTATCACACGGTGCTCGACGCGTCCTCGCGCTCGATCGATCGCGCACTCCGCGACCTGCAGACCCGTCGCCGCGCCGACCCCGGCGACGTCCCGGACTTCTGA
- a CDS encoding Gfo/Idh/MocA family protein, with protein MTEDVIGVGVAGFWHVHADDYARETEAHPGTRVAAAWDDAPGRAREGAARWDVERAESLDALLAHPGVDAITVTTATADHTGVIGRAIEAGKHVFTEKLLAPTVAESQRLADAAAAKGVALVVSLPQLTNPVMVAAADLVDRGTLGAVTYARVRMAHDGWLTGSLPDRFADPVAAIGGAFTDLGCHPAYLVQRLLGAYPERVSAVYTRVTGREVEDNAVVVAAYPDGALGVAEASFVTTPGALAMEVRGTEASLLHGFGRGGLHAKGGPFGDEWVPVPLHPPPPTPFELWVDAIRGRADASANVSAAIDLTRFIVAANTAAAANPRAGFDPEGPS; from the coding sequence GTGACCGAGGACGTCATCGGCGTGGGGGTCGCGGGCTTCTGGCACGTGCATGCGGACGACTACGCGCGCGAAACCGAGGCTCATCCGGGAACCCGCGTGGCCGCCGCGTGGGATGACGCACCGGGCCGGGCCCGGGAGGGCGCGGCGCGCTGGGACGTCGAGCGCGCCGAGAGCCTCGACGCGCTGCTCGCGCACCCGGGCGTCGACGCGATCACCGTCACGACCGCCACCGCCGACCACACCGGCGTCATCGGGCGGGCGATCGAGGCGGGCAAGCACGTCTTCACCGAGAAGCTCCTGGCGCCCACAGTGGCGGAGTCGCAGCGACTCGCCGACGCGGCCGCAGCCAAGGGCGTGGCGCTCGTGGTGTCGCTGCCGCAGCTGACGAACCCGGTGATGGTCGCCGCCGCCGACCTCGTCGACCGGGGCACGCTCGGCGCCGTCACCTACGCCCGCGTGCGGATGGCGCACGACGGCTGGCTCACCGGATCGCTGCCCGACCGCTTCGCCGACCCCGTCGCCGCCATCGGCGGGGCGTTCACCGACCTCGGCTGCCACCCCGCGTACCTCGTCCAGCGCCTGCTCGGCGCGTATCCGGAGAGGGTGTCGGCGGTCTACACGCGCGTCACCGGCCGCGAGGTCGAGGACAACGCCGTGGTCGTCGCGGCCTACCCCGACGGGGCCCTCGGTGTCGCCGAGGCCAGCTTCGTCACCACGCCCGGAGCGCTGGCGATGGAGGTGCGCGGCACCGAAGCGTCGCTGCTCCACGGATTCGGCAGAGGCGGACTGCACGCCAAGGGCGGGCCCTTCGGCGACGAATGGGTCCCCGTGCCGCTGCATCCGCCGCCGCCCACCCCGTTCGAGCTGTGGGTGGACGCCATCCGCGGGCGAGCGGATGCCTCCGCCAACGTGTCGGCCGCGATCGACCTCACGCGGTTCATCGTCGCCGCCAACACCGCCGCCGCCGCGAATCCGCGTGCCGGCTTCGACCCGGAAGGACCCTCATGA
- a CDS encoding Gfo/Idh/MocA family protein, producing the protein MTGKVRIGLIGAGGIAGAHVDGYRRNPETVELVAVADPVRESAEKRRGSAGVRIFADYREMIAAGGLDAVDICLPHHLHADAVIAAADAGLHVLCEKPLCLTLEEAGAITRAVERSGVTVMCAHNQLFLPAVAEAKRLIDSGALGRVYEVRTTDSFFNDFTPESMGWRARAETSGGGELIDTGYHPLYLMQHLAGGAPVEVAAMLSRHRLEFMEGEDSAQVLVRYDNGVVGHVVTSWAYEPALGTEKFSLVAERGSLSSDGITLTYRVRGEAPVTREFAPVHEFEAEVGHFADSVRNGTRPIQTHEEGIDVLGVILAAYESSLTGSIARVGAHPVGHR; encoded by the coding sequence ATGACCGGCAAGGTGCGGATCGGACTCATCGGCGCGGGCGGCATCGCCGGCGCGCATGTCGACGGGTACCGCCGGAACCCCGAGACCGTGGAGCTCGTGGCGGTCGCCGACCCCGTCCGGGAGAGCGCGGAGAAGCGCCGCGGGAGCGCCGGCGTGCGCATCTTCGCGGACTATCGCGAGATGATCGCCGCCGGCGGGCTGGATGCGGTGGACATCTGCCTGCCGCACCACCTCCACGCCGACGCGGTCATCGCCGCCGCCGACGCGGGTCTGCACGTGCTGTGCGAGAAGCCCCTGTGCCTGACTCTGGAGGAAGCGGGGGCGATCACCCGGGCGGTGGAGCGCAGCGGGGTCACGGTGATGTGCGCGCACAACCAGCTCTTCCTGCCCGCCGTCGCCGAGGCCAAGCGCCTCATCGACAGCGGCGCGCTCGGCCGCGTGTACGAGGTGCGCACGACCGACAGCTTCTTCAACGACTTCACGCCGGAGAGCATGGGATGGCGCGCGCGTGCGGAGACCTCCGGGGGCGGCGAGCTCATCGACACCGGCTACCACCCGCTCTACCTCATGCAGCACCTCGCCGGGGGAGCCCCGGTGGAGGTCGCCGCGATGCTCTCGCGCCACCGCCTCGAGTTCATGGAGGGCGAGGATTCCGCGCAGGTGCTCGTCCGCTACGACAACGGGGTGGTGGGTCACGTCGTCACCAGCTGGGCGTACGAGCCGGCCCTGGGGACGGAGAAGTTCTCGCTCGTGGCCGAGCGGGGTTCGCTGAGCTCGGACGGCATCACACTCACCTACCGGGTGCGGGGCGAAGCGCCGGTGACGCGCGAGTTCGCTCCCGTGCACGAATTCGAAGCCGAGGTGGGCCACTTCGCCGACAGCGTGCGCAACGGCACGCGCCCGATCCAGACCCACGAGGAGGGGATCGATGTGCTCGGGGTGATCCTCGCGGCCTACGAGTCCTCCCTCACCGGCTCGATCGCGCGCGTCGGGGCGCACCCCGTCGGGCATCGCTGA
- a CDS encoding alpha/beta fold hydrolase, whose protein sequence is MDVILVPGLWLDASSWADVSELLAAAGHRPSALTLQGLHSRTANRNGIWLADHVAAIVTAIDQCEGKVVVVGHAEACGLVHAAVSQRPDGVARAIHVGGFPSADGARVLSGFTVDARGVTTHTAGLSAVDPGLGGLHRRMSENASHVLDAVQRLTDDRRFAVPATVVATEFTTDDVRRWVAAGIDPVRELARISDLTLVDLPSGRWPQIERPRDLAEVLLAQLALPRAEPEKV, encoded by the coding sequence ATGGATGTCATCCTGGTTCCCGGCCTGTGGCTCGACGCCTCCTCCTGGGCGGATGTCTCCGAGCTGCTGGCCGCGGCGGGCCACCGCCCGTCCGCGCTGACGCTGCAGGGACTGCACTCGCGCACCGCGAACCGCAACGGCATCTGGCTCGCCGATCACGTGGCCGCCATCGTCACCGCGATCGACCAGTGCGAGGGGAAGGTCGTCGTGGTCGGCCATGCCGAAGCGTGCGGGCTCGTGCACGCGGCGGTCAGTCAGCGCCCCGACGGCGTCGCCCGCGCCATCCACGTCGGCGGGTTCCCGAGCGCGGACGGGGCGCGAGTGCTGAGCGGGTTCACGGTGGACGCCCGCGGGGTCACGACCCACACCGCAGGGTTGAGCGCCGTGGATCCCGGTCTGGGCGGACTGCACCGGCGCATGAGCGAGAACGCCTCCCACGTGCTCGACGCCGTGCAGCGCCTCACCGACGATCGGCGCTTCGCGGTACCCGCCACGGTCGTGGCGACGGAGTTCACCACCGACGATGTGCGCCGGTGGGTGGCCGCCGGCATCGATCCGGTCCGCGAGCTCGCCCGCATCTCCGACCTCACGCTCGTGGATCTGCCGTCGGGGAGATGGCCGCAGATCGAGCGGCCCCGCGACCTCGCCGAGGTGCTGCTGGCCCAGCTCGCCCTGCCGCGGGCCGAGCCCGAGAAGGTATGA